A single genomic interval of Arthrobacter globiformis harbors:
- a CDS encoding DUF4383 domain-containing protein, which yields MRNSPNRLIATVFGAVYLLVGLVGFAVTSGVGFFSTEGSNLIIFEVNPLHNVIHLAIGAALLYSGVKDVQLARTVNTAVGAVYLLVGILGLFLLSSPLNIIALNGADNVLHLASAVLLLGVGLSLDKVPATARA from the coding sequence ATGCGCAACTCACCGAACCGTCTTATCGCCACTGTCTTCGGGGCCGTCTACCTGCTGGTGGGACTCGTCGGCTTCGCCGTGACGTCTGGAGTCGGCTTCTTCTCCACCGAAGGCTCCAACCTGATCATCTTTGAGGTCAACCCGCTGCACAACGTGATCCACCTGGCCATCGGCGCCGCGCTGCTCTACTCCGGCGTCAAGGATGTCCAGCTTGCGCGCACGGTCAACACGGCTGTGGGTGCGGTGTATCTGCTGGTGGGCATCCTCGGTCTGTTCCTGCTCAGCTCACCTCTGAACATCATTGCCCTCAACGGTGCGGACAACGTTCTCCACCTGGCGAGCGCCGTCCTGCTGCTGGGCGTCGGCCTGTCCCTGGACAAGGTCCCCGCCACGGCCCGCGCCTAG
- a CDS encoding dihydrolipoamide acetyltransferase family protein — protein MTATMIKEFRLPDLGEGLTESEIVSWKVGVGDTVSLNQIIAEVETAKAVVELPSPFAGVITALHEQPGTVVEVGKPIVSFEVQDDAGNQTAAAAPAEAALPKREPNLVGYGAVVESTGRPVRRQRTLVEPAPLVEPAPLVEPAPLVEPAKTKPVETATPAVEPVETKPVDTNLVETKPVDTNPAERPRSTPPVRKLAKDLGVDLESVTGTGPSGLITREDVRNFVGGGDLPAAAHGLAAQELQPAPAQGEREVRTPIKGVRKFTAAAMVSSAFTAPHVTEFLTVDVTPVMELLARLKESKAFAGHKLTPLTLVAKAVLIALRRNPGLNAKWDEASQEIVQFNYVNLGIAAATPRGLTVPNIKDADRLALVDLSTALAELTDTARAGKTSPEGLSGGTISITNIGVFGIDAGTPILNPGEAAILAMGAVRKAPWEYQDQVALRQVMTLSLSFDHRLVDGEQGSRFLADVGALLADPGMAFAMA, from the coding sequence ATGACCGCCACCATGATTAAGGAATTCCGGCTGCCCGATCTCGGCGAAGGACTGACTGAATCCGAAATCGTCAGCTGGAAGGTGGGGGTGGGGGACACTGTCAGCCTGAATCAGATCATCGCAGAGGTGGAGACCGCCAAAGCGGTGGTGGAGCTGCCCTCACCCTTTGCGGGTGTGATCACGGCCCTGCATGAGCAGCCGGGAACCGTTGTGGAGGTGGGCAAGCCGATTGTCTCGTTCGAGGTGCAGGACGACGCCGGTAACCAGACCGCCGCTGCCGCTCCGGCTGAGGCGGCGCTCCCCAAGAGGGAACCCAACCTCGTCGGGTACGGCGCCGTCGTCGAAAGCACCGGCCGTCCCGTGCGACGGCAGCGCACGCTGGTTGAGCCTGCCCCGCTGGTTGAGCCTGCCCCGCTGGTTGAGCCTGCCCCGCTGGTTGAGCCTGCCAAAACCAAGCCTGTCGAAACCGCGACTCCGGCGGTTGAGCCTGTCGAAACCAAGCCTGTCGACACCAATCTTGTCGAAACCAAGCCTGTCGACACCAACCCCGCCGAGCGGCCCCGTTCCACGCCGCCCGTCCGGAAGCTCGCCAAGGACCTCGGAGTCGATCTGGAGAGTGTCACCGGGACCGGCCCCAGCGGTCTCATTACCCGTGAGGATGTGCGCAATTTCGTGGGCGGCGGGGATCTTCCCGCGGCCGCCCACGGGCTGGCAGCACAGGAACTGCAGCCCGCGCCGGCACAGGGCGAGCGTGAGGTGCGTACGCCTATCAAGGGTGTCCGGAAGTTTACGGCGGCCGCCATGGTCAGCAGCGCCTTCACAGCACCCCACGTGACGGAATTCCTCACTGTCGACGTCACCCCGGTCATGGAGCTGCTGGCCAGGCTTAAGGAAAGCAAGGCCTTTGCCGGCCACAAGCTCACGCCGCTGACCCTCGTGGCCAAGGCTGTCCTGATCGCCCTGCGGCGCAATCCCGGTCTCAACGCCAAGTGGGATGAGGCCAGCCAGGAGATCGTGCAGTTCAACTACGTGAACCTGGGCATCGCGGCCGCAACCCCGCGTGGCCTCACCGTTCCCAACATCAAGGATGCGGACCGGCTGGCGCTCGTCGACTTGTCCACCGCTCTCGCAGAACTGACGGACACTGCCAGGGCAGGGAAGACCAGCCCGGAAGGCCTCTCCGGCGGCACCATCTCCATCACCAACATCGGTGTCTTCGGCATCGACGCCGGCACGCCCATCCTCAACCCGGGGGAGGCCGCGATCCTCGCCATGGGCGCCGTCCGGAAAGCCCCGTGGGAGTACCAGGACCAGGTCGCGCTGAGGCAGGTCATGACACTGAGCCTCTCCTTCGACCACCGGCTGGTGGACGGCGAGCAGGGGTCCAGGTTCCTGGCCGATGTGGGCGCTCTCCTCGCGGATCCCGGTATGGCCTTCGCGATGGCCTAG
- a CDS encoding alpha-ketoacid dehydrogenase subunit beta has product MTQMTFARAINSGLRRSLDNDPKVLLMGEDIGTLGGVFRVTDGLQKDFGKHRVVDTPLAESGIVGTAVGLAYRGYRPVVEIQFDGFVYPAFDQIVSQVAKMHYRSRGAVKMPITIRIPFGGGIGSPEHHSESPEAYFAHTAGLRVVTPASPQDAHTMIQQAISCDDPVVFFEPKRRYHDKGEVDESLDPNSATPMGQARVVTDGSDVTLVAYGPLVKTARDAATAAADEGVSVEVIDLRSLAPVDFATVEASVRKTGRLVITHEAGQSGGLGAEVAASITERCFYHLEAAPVRITGFDVPYPYSKVEMHHLPNLDRILDGVDRALGRPNSLSGLEG; this is encoded by the coding sequence ATGACGCAGATGACCTTTGCGCGGGCAATAAACTCCGGCCTTCGCAGATCCCTCGACAACGATCCCAAGGTGCTCCTCATGGGCGAGGACATCGGCACCCTGGGCGGAGTCTTCCGTGTGACGGACGGACTGCAGAAGGACTTCGGCAAGCACCGCGTCGTGGACACGCCCCTGGCCGAGTCCGGCATCGTGGGCACCGCCGTTGGCCTGGCCTACCGCGGGTACCGGCCGGTGGTGGAAATCCAGTTCGACGGTTTTGTCTACCCCGCGTTCGACCAGATCGTGTCCCAGGTGGCCAAGATGCATTACCGCAGCCGCGGTGCCGTGAAGATGCCCATCACCATCCGCATCCCGTTCGGCGGCGGCATTGGGTCGCCGGAGCACCACTCCGAGTCGCCGGAGGCCTACTTCGCCCACACGGCAGGCCTTCGGGTGGTCACCCCGGCCAGCCCGCAGGACGCGCACACCATGATCCAGCAGGCCATTTCCTGTGATGACCCCGTGGTGTTCTTCGAGCCCAAGCGCCGCTACCACGACAAAGGCGAGGTGGACGAGTCACTCGATCCCAATTCAGCCACGCCGATGGGCCAGGCCCGGGTGGTCACGGACGGCAGCGACGTCACGCTCGTGGCCTACGGGCCGCTGGTGAAGACGGCCCGCGATGCGGCCACGGCGGCCGCGGACGAAGGTGTCTCGGTTGAGGTCATTGACCTGCGGTCGCTGGCTCCAGTGGATTTCGCCACCGTGGAGGCCTCGGTCCGCAAGACGGGCAGGCTGGTGATCACCCATGAGGCCGGGCAGTCGGGCGGGCTCGGTGCCGAGGTCGCGGCCAGCATCACCGAGCGCTGCTTCTACCACCTGGAGGCGGCGCCCGTCCGCATCACCGGGTTCGACGTGCCGTACCCCTATTCAAAGGTGGAGATGCACCATCTTCCGAATCTTGACCGGATTCTCGATGGCGTGGACCGCGCGCTGGGCCGGCCGAATTCGCTGAGCGGGCTGGAAGGATGA
- the pdhA gene encoding pyruvate dehydrogenase (acetyl-transferring) E1 component subunit alpha — protein sequence MVTDDAGQGGTAAGQDNNAGHQGGAGHNMVQLITPAGERVSHPEYDPWVRDVSDEQLCSLYEDLVVIRRIDKEATALQRQGELGLWPPLLGQEASQVGSVRSLRDDDFIFPSYRENGVAYCRGVDLADILRVWRGAASGGWDPYAVNMAIPQIVIGAQTLHATGYAMGIQNDGADSAAIVYFGDGATSEGDVNEAMVFAASFQVPLVFFCQNNHWAISEPVRLQSHTQLVDRGAGFGIPSMRVDGNDVLAVMAATRVALDRARRGGGPTFIEAVTYRMGPHTTADDPTRYRDPNELEDWAAKDPIGRVHALLDRKGLFTAEFEAGVRTKADAVARELRAGCVGMPDPEPLDVFKHVYSTPNSWLDRQQDHYSRYLASFGDPAGATQEKGAR from the coding sequence GTGGTGACAGACGATGCGGGCCAGGGCGGAACAGCCGCCGGCCAGGACAATAATGCAGGGCACCAGGGTGGCGCAGGCCACAACATGGTTCAGCTGATCACCCCCGCGGGGGAGCGCGTCAGCCATCCGGAGTATGACCCCTGGGTCAGAGACGTGTCGGACGAGCAACTGTGCTCGCTCTACGAGGACCTGGTGGTGATCCGGCGGATCGACAAAGAGGCAACTGCGCTACAGCGCCAGGGCGAACTAGGCCTCTGGCCGCCGCTGCTGGGCCAGGAGGCCTCGCAGGTGGGGTCCGTGCGATCCCTGCGGGATGACGACTTTATTTTTCCCAGCTATCGCGAGAACGGCGTGGCCTATTGCCGCGGGGTGGACCTGGCGGACATCTTGCGTGTCTGGCGCGGCGCTGCCTCCGGCGGCTGGGACCCGTACGCGGTCAACATGGCCATCCCGCAGATCGTCATCGGCGCGCAGACGCTGCATGCCACCGGGTACGCCATGGGAATCCAGAACGACGGCGCCGACTCCGCGGCGATTGTGTACTTCGGCGACGGCGCCACCAGCGAGGGCGATGTCAACGAGGCCATGGTCTTTGCCGCCAGCTTCCAGGTGCCCCTGGTGTTCTTCTGCCAAAACAACCACTGGGCCATCTCCGAACCGGTGCGCCTCCAGTCCCACACCCAGCTTGTGGACCGCGGGGCCGGATTCGGCATCCCCAGCATGCGGGTCGATGGCAACGACGTCCTGGCGGTCATGGCAGCCACGCGCGTCGCGCTCGACCGTGCCCGCCGGGGCGGCGGCCCCACCTTCATCGAGGCCGTCACGTACAGGATGGGCCCGCATACGACGGCGGATGATCCCACCCGGTACCGCGACCCCAACGAACTCGAGGACTGGGCGGCCAAGGATCCGATCGGCCGGGTCCATGCACTGCTGGACCGGAAAGGCCTGTTCACCGCGGAGTTCGAAGCCGGTGTGCGGACCAAGGCTGACGCCGTCGCCCGCGAACTGCGTGCCGGCTGCGTCGGCATGCCGGATCCCGAACCCCTGGACGTCTTCAAGCACGTGTACAGCACCCCCAATTCCTGGCTGGACCGCCAGCAGGACCACTACTCCCGTTACCTTGCCTCCTTCGGCGATCCCGCAGGGGCAACACAAGAAAAAGGTGCACGCTGA
- a CDS encoding Lrp/AsnC family transcriptional regulator, with the protein MQALDGTDTRLLSALAQDPRRTVVALAQKLGLSRNTVQARMAQLEKKHAFLSFERRINPVSLGYPLMAFISVHVQQQKLSSLAEELAAVPEILEGYGLTGSADLLLRVVALDAEDLFRINGKILACDGVERTDTALAMGELIPFRIQPLLDRNSAED; encoded by the coding sequence ATGCAAGCTTTGGATGGCACAGACACCCGGCTGCTCTCCGCCCTGGCACAGGATCCCCGCCGTACTGTGGTGGCCTTGGCCCAAAAGCTCGGCCTCTCCCGCAACACCGTCCAAGCGCGGATGGCCCAGCTCGAGAAGAAGCACGCCTTCCTGTCGTTCGAGCGGCGCATCAATCCGGTGTCCCTGGGCTATCCGCTGATGGCTTTCATCTCGGTCCACGTCCAGCAGCAAAAGCTCAGTTCCCTTGCCGAGGAGCTGGCGGCAGTGCCGGAGATCCTCGAGGGCTACGGCCTCACGGGCTCGGCCGACCTGCTGCTGCGCGTGGTGGCATTGGACGCCGAAGACCTCTTCCGGATCAACGGGAAGATCCTGGCCTGCGACGGTGTCGAGAGAACCGATACCGCCCTGGCGATGGGGGAACTGATACCATTCCGGATCCAGCCGCTGCTTGACCGCAACTCGGCGGAAGACTGA
- a CDS encoding DUF485 domain-containing protein translates to MGNDARTPAAAASADFEEVQATQQFQELRKRHRSFVFPMAIAFLLWYFAYVILAAYAVDFMSTKVWGNINVGIIMGLLQFVTTFAITGWYVSYSNRRLDPIAADIRHGIEGHEYDKSGSSAQGGGAK, encoded by the coding sequence ATGGGTAACGACGCCCGAACCCCGGCCGCGGCGGCGTCCGCGGACTTCGAAGAAGTCCAGGCCACGCAGCAGTTCCAGGAACTGCGCAAGCGCCACCGTAGCTTTGTGTTCCCCATGGCCATCGCGTTTCTGCTCTGGTACTTCGCGTACGTCATCCTTGCCGCCTACGCCGTGGACTTCATGTCCACCAAGGTGTGGGGCAACATCAACGTCGGCATCATCATGGGGCTGCTGCAGTTCGTGACCACCTTCGCCATCACCGGCTGGTACGTCAGCTACTCGAACAGGCGCCTGGACCCGATCGCCGCGGACATCCGGCACGGCATTGAAGGCCACGAGTATGACAAGTCCGGCAGCAGCGCACAGGGCGGAGGGGCAAAATGA
- a CDS encoding carboxyl transferase domain-containing protein: METLASRLDTAGSAFEANRLAQRALADELRKRLATAALGGPEKSRERHMARGKLLPRERIDRLLDDGSPFLEIAPLAANGMYNDDSPGAGIIAGIGLVHGRHVLVISNDATVKGGTYYPMTVKKHLRAQEIALENRLPCIYLVDSGGAFLPKQDEVFPDRDHFGRIFYNQARMSAAGIPQIASVMGSCTAGGAYVPAMSDETVIVRNQGTIFLGGPPLVKAAIGEIVSAEELGGGDVHSRISGVTDHLAENDEHALQIVRDIVATLPGPAAPVWDVDTAVEPAADPGQLYGAVPTDVNAQYDVREVIARLVDGSRFHEFKKNYGPTLVTGFAKLHGHPVGIVANNGVLFSESALKGAHFIELCDQRGIPLLFLQNISGFMVGKDYEQGGIAKNGAKMVTAVATTRVPKLTVVIGGSFGAGNYSMCGRAYSPRFLWMWPASRISVMGGNQASSVLATVKRDQYQAAGQEWSAADEEAFKAPIRQQYEDQGSPYYSTARLWDDGVIDPADTRTVLGLALDVVSRVPLPETSFGLFRM, translated from the coding sequence ATGGAGACACTCGCCAGCCGGCTGGACACCGCCGGCAGCGCATTCGAGGCCAACCGCCTTGCGCAGCGCGCGCTCGCCGATGAGCTGCGGAAACGTCTTGCCACGGCGGCGCTGGGCGGGCCGGAGAAGTCCCGTGAGCGGCACATGGCGCGGGGCAAGCTGCTACCCCGGGAACGGATTGACAGGCTTCTCGACGACGGCAGCCCCTTCCTTGAGATCGCCCCGCTTGCTGCGAACGGCATGTACAACGACGATTCGCCCGGCGCCGGCATCATCGCAGGCATCGGACTGGTGCACGGCCGCCACGTGCTGGTGATTTCCAATGACGCCACCGTCAAGGGCGGCACCTACTACCCCATGACGGTGAAGAAGCACCTCAGGGCCCAGGAGATCGCCCTCGAGAACCGGCTGCCGTGTATCTACCTCGTGGATTCGGGCGGAGCCTTCCTCCCCAAGCAGGACGAAGTCTTTCCGGACCGGGACCATTTCGGCCGGATCTTCTACAACCAGGCCCGGATGTCCGCTGCCGGGATTCCCCAGATCGCCTCCGTCATGGGCTCCTGCACCGCAGGCGGTGCCTACGTTCCCGCGATGAGCGATGAAACGGTCATCGTCCGCAACCAGGGCACCATCTTCCTCGGCGGGCCGCCCCTAGTGAAGGCTGCCATTGGTGAGATCGTCAGCGCGGAAGAGCTAGGCGGCGGCGACGTCCACTCCCGGATCTCCGGCGTCACGGACCACCTCGCCGAAAATGACGAGCACGCCCTGCAGATCGTCCGCGACATCGTCGCCACGCTGCCCGGGCCCGCCGCGCCCGTGTGGGACGTGGACACCGCCGTCGAACCCGCTGCCGACCCCGGCCAGCTATACGGCGCCGTCCCCACGGACGTCAACGCCCAGTACGACGTCCGCGAGGTGATCGCCCGGCTGGTGGACGGCAGCCGCTTCCATGAGTTCAAGAAGAACTACGGCCCCACCCTGGTGACCGGATTCGCCAAGCTCCACGGGCACCCCGTGGGCATCGTGGCCAACAACGGCGTGCTGTTCAGCGAGTCGGCACTCAAGGGCGCCCACTTCATCGAACTGTGCGACCAGCGCGGCATTCCGCTGCTCTTCCTGCAGAACATCTCCGGCTTCATGGTGGGCAAGGACTACGAGCAGGGCGGCATTGCCAAGAACGGCGCCAAGATGGTCACCGCCGTGGCCACCACGCGCGTGCCCAAGCTGACCGTGGTGATCGGCGGGTCCTTCGGCGCCGGCAACTACTCGATGTGCGGCCGGGCCTATTCGCCGCGCTTCCTGTGGATGTGGCCCGCCAGCCGGATCTCCGTCATGGGCGGCAACCAGGCCTCAAGCGTCCTGGCCACCGTCAAACGCGACCAGTACCAGGCAGCAGGGCAGGAGTGGTCCGCAGCGGATGAAGAGGCATTCAAGGCCCCCATCCGGCAGCAGTACGAGGACCAGGGCAGCCCCTACTACTCCACGGCGCGGCTGTGGGACGACGGCGTGATCGACCCCGCCGACACCCGCACCGTGCTGGGCCTGGCCCTCGACGTCGTCTCCCGCGTCCCGCTGCCGGAGACCTCCTTCGGCCTCTTTCGAATGTGA
- a CDS encoding solute symporter family protein: MITIPTAVDVAALKDTTLLNMGIFALFVAVTMVIVLRASRNNKTAADYYAAGRSFTGSQNGTAIAGDYLSAASFLGITGAIAINGYDGFMYSIGFLVAWLVALLLVAELLRNTGKYTMADVLSFRLRQRPVRIAAAISTLAVCFFYLLAQMAGAGSLISLLLGISDWGGQALVIIVVGALMIMYVLIGGMKGTTWVQIIKACLLIAGAAVMTLWVLAIYGFNLSSLLGGAAEAANNPAVLNPGLQYGKTETSKLDFMSLALALVLGTAALPHVLMRFYTVPTAKEARKSVVWSIWLIGLFYIFTLVLGYGAAALVGADTIKGAPGGVNSAAPLLAFHLGGPLLLGFISAVAFATILAVVAGLTITAAASFAHDIYANVIAKGKADADTEVKVARRTVIVIGILAILGGIFANGQNVAFLVALAFAVAASANLPTIIYSLFWRRFTTQGAVWSMYGGLASAIILIALSPVVSGGATSMIKGANFAVFPLSNPGIVSIPLAFLLGWLGTVLDKRQEDRSKQAEMEVRSLTGVGAEKAVEH, from the coding sequence ATGATCACCATTCCCACAGCGGTTGACGTCGCCGCACTCAAGGACACCACGCTGCTGAACATGGGCATTTTCGCCCTGTTCGTCGCCGTCACCATGGTCATCGTTCTCCGGGCCAGCCGGAACAACAAGACGGCCGCCGATTACTATGCCGCCGGCCGTTCCTTCACCGGCTCGCAGAACGGCACCGCCATCGCGGGCGACTACCTGTCGGCGGCCTCCTTCCTGGGCATCACCGGCGCCATCGCCATCAACGGCTACGACGGCTTCATGTACTCCATTGGCTTCCTGGTCGCTTGGCTGGTGGCGCTCCTGCTGGTGGCGGAGCTGCTCCGGAACACGGGCAAGTACACCATGGCCGACGTCCTGTCGTTCCGCCTTCGGCAGCGTCCGGTCCGCATCGCGGCCGCCATCTCCACCCTGGCCGTCTGTTTCTTCTACCTCCTGGCCCAGATGGCCGGCGCCGGAAGCCTGATCTCGCTGCTGCTGGGCATCAGCGACTGGGGCGGACAGGCCCTGGTGATCATCGTCGTCGGCGCCCTGATGATCATGTATGTCCTGATCGGCGGCATGAAGGGCACCACCTGGGTGCAGATCATCAAGGCCTGCCTTCTCATCGCCGGTGCCGCCGTCATGACACTCTGGGTCTTGGCCATCTATGGGTTCAACCTCTCCAGCCTGCTGGGCGGCGCGGCCGAGGCGGCGAACAACCCTGCCGTGCTCAACCCCGGCCTGCAGTACGGCAAGACAGAAACGTCCAAGCTGGACTTCATGTCCCTGGCCCTGGCCCTGGTGCTGGGTACGGCCGCCCTGCCGCACGTGCTGATGCGCTTCTATACGGTGCCCACAGCGAAGGAAGCCCGCAAGTCGGTCGTGTGGTCCATTTGGCTGATCGGGCTGTTCTATATCTTCACGCTGGTCCTCGGCTATGGCGCCGCTGCCTTGGTGGGGGCGGACACCATCAAGGGCGCCCCCGGCGGCGTCAACTCGGCAGCGCCGCTGTTGGCCTTCCACCTGGGTGGCCCGTTGCTGCTGGGCTTCATCTCGGCCGTGGCTTTCGCCACGATCCTCGCCGTGGTTGCCGGTCTCACGATCACCGCCGCCGCCTCGTTCGCCCATGACATCTATGCCAACGTCATAGCAAAGGGAAAGGCCGACGCCGACACTGAAGTTAAGGTGGCCCGCCGCACCGTGATCGTCATTGGCATCCTCGCGATCCTGGGCGGGATCTTTGCCAACGGCCAGAACGTGGCCTTCCTGGTGGCGCTGGCGTTCGCCGTGGCCGCCTCCGCCAACCTGCCCACCATCATCTACTCCCTGTTCTGGCGCCGGTTCACCACACAGGGTGCGGTCTGGAGCATGTACGGCGGGCTCGCCTCGGCCATCATCCTGATCGCGCTGTCACCTGTGGTGTCGGGCGGTGCGACCTCCATGATCAAGGGCGCCAACTTCGCCGTCTTCCCGCTGAGCAACCCGGGCATCGTGTCCATCCCGCTGGCCTTCCTGCTGGGCTGGCTCGGCACGGTCCTGGACAAGAGGCAGGAGGACCGCAGCAAGCAGGCCGAGATGGAAGTCCGGTCGCTGACCGGGGTGGGCGCCGAGAAGGCCGTGGAGCACTAG
- a CDS encoding SACE_7040 family transcriptional regulator, with the protein MPTTDHGELTSPGQAADGRETSGPTQRSRAKESRRQALLSAAATLFAGNGFNRVSLEDLGAAAGVSGPAVYRHFPGKQAVLGALLLTVSQDLLDGGRHVVADAADPSAALSRLVQFHVDFALSNPDVIRVQDRDFSNLTSEDQAQVRALQRSYVEVWVDVLAGIHGTTDTADLRMRAHATFGLINSTPHSVRNHGSRMAIRSARPLLENMALAALLVTASPLPD; encoded by the coding sequence GTGCCCACCACAGATCACGGAGAGCTCACCTCTCCCGGCCAGGCCGCAGACGGCCGCGAGACATCCGGCCCGACGCAGCGCAGCCGGGCCAAGGAGTCCCGGCGGCAGGCGCTCCTGTCCGCTGCGGCCACGCTCTTCGCCGGCAACGGGTTCAACCGGGTCTCCCTCGAGGACCTTGGCGCCGCCGCAGGCGTAAGCGGACCTGCCGTGTACCGCCATTTTCCCGGAAAGCAGGCCGTGCTGGGCGCGTTACTGCTCACCGTCAGCCAGGACCTGCTCGACGGCGGCCGCCACGTGGTTGCCGACGCCGCCGATCCCTCCGCCGCCCTCTCCCGGCTGGTCCAGTTCCACGTGGACTTTGCCCTCAGCAACCCCGACGTGATCCGGGTGCAGGACAGGGATTTCAGCAACCTGACCAGCGAGGACCAGGCACAGGTACGTGCCCTGCAGCGCAGTTACGTGGAAGTGTGGGTCGACGTGCTCGCCGGCATCCATGGCACAACAGACACGGCCGACCTCCGCATGCGCGCCCACGCGACATTCGGCCTGATCAACTCCACGCCGCACTCCGTCCGGAACCACGGCAGTCGGATGGCCATCAGGTCGGCGCGGCCGCTTCTGGAGAACATGGCGCTGGCGGCCCTGCTGGTGACAGCCAGCCCGCTCCCCGACTAA